A window of the Candidatus Paraluminiphilus aquimaris genome harbors these coding sequences:
- a CDS encoding dihydrofolate reductase: MRVDDSLPVAIVVAVADNGVIGRGNTLPWQLPDDLQHFKRTTLGRPIIMGRKTFESIGRPLPGRLNIILTRDEAWRVDGVTVAHSMVEAIDIAEGQALIDGADSVMVIGGAEVYRQAMPFASRAFLTRVHGNVSGDAYFDLTEFASWREVTNTFTEGGLRNSHDFSVIELENTQRV; encoded by the coding sequence ATGCGAGTCGATGACAGTCTCCCTGTTGCGATAGTGGTCGCCGTTGCCGATAACGGCGTTATTGGTCGCGGTAATACCCTGCCTTGGCAGCTCCCAGATGATTTACAGCACTTCAAGCGGACAACACTTGGACGCCCTATCATCATGGGAAGAAAGACTTTTGAATCAATCGGTCGGCCATTACCGGGTCGGCTAAATATCATCCTTACGCGAGACGAAGCGTGGCGAGTGGATGGCGTGACAGTCGCTCATTCCATGGTAGAGGCGATTGATATCGCAGAAGGCCAGGCGCTAATCGATGGTGCGGACAGTGTGATGGTAATAGGTGGCGCTGAGGTCTACCGTCAGGCGATGCCGTTTGCGAGTCGCGCATTTTTGACGCGTGTCCACGGTAATGTGTCGGGTGATGCCTATTTCGACCTAACCGAATTCGCATCTTGGCGAGAAGTGACGAACACCTTTACGGAGGGTGGACTTCGAAACAGTCATGACTTTAGCGTTATCGAGCTCGAAAATACCCAAAGGGTCTAA